Within the Bacillus sp. FSL K6-3431 genome, the region AGAGGGTTCCGTGGCTCTATAAGGGTCTAAGTTTTGCATAGACAGCTAAATTTGAAATTGAGAACGGACCCCTAGTGGAGACTTTAATTTCCTTCGTCAACTATTGGGTGCATTGTGGAGAAATGTAGGTAGAAGTTAATCAATCTTTTTCCAAATGGATTCTTTTTATCTAACGTAAAATGTGTGTTGCAAGGGGTTTTCGATCAGAATCTATTCCAAGACTACAATGCTATAGATTTATAAAAAGGATTGATCATTTATAATAAAGTTTGATTAAAACATTCTTAAAGATGATGCGAAGTTATAATTTCGTATCATCTTCTATTATTTCTCGGTTTAATAATTGCAAGAATATTTCCGGATTGGTTAATTTAAAGAATGGGCAGGAGGTGCGTAAAATGCTGAGAATTTACGAAATGTAAAGGGGAAAAAATATCATCAATTAATTGATGTAATTTCAGACAATGTAATCATTTTGCTTTTGTAGAAAATAGACAAATGATGGACTTTGAAGAAGAACGTCTTGCTTATATTAATCATCTGATAGCTGAAATAGAAGAACATCTCATTTATTATTTTATTAAGTTGGTATCAACTTTTAAGGATCAGTTGACATATGCAAATAAATTAGTATATAATTATTTCGAATTAGAGATAAATTAGAAGGAATGGTTATCATGGATAGTCAGGATAAAAAGAATTATGAAGAGGATTTGTCTTTAAAGGTATTTATTGTCCTATCAAGGGCGCTACAATCAATTAAAAAGCGTGTGGAAGAGGACATAAAATGTTTAGGACTAAATCCAACTGAGTTTTCTGTTCTAGAATTAATCTATAGTAAAGGTGACCAACCAATACAAAAAATTGGCGAAAAAGTATTGATTGCAAGCAGTAGTATTACCTATGTTGTAGATAAGCTTGAGAAGAAAAAATTAATAGAAAGAAAGCCTTGTCCTAAAGATCGTCGTATAACATACGCAGCAATAACAAATGAAGGAACTGAACTGATGAGTGAAGTCTTTCCAAAACATAAGGTAGCCATGAAAGAAATATGTGGTGGATTAGACTCGAAAGAAAAAGAAGTTTTGATTGAACAGCTGAAAAAATTAGGATATCACGCACAAAGCATGTAAAATTTTTAATCATATATCACGAATTGGTAATATACTAATATGAGACAAATGACTATGAGGTTATCAAAAACCTGTCAGTGAATCTGTAACCTATATTTAGTATAAAATAGGAGTGAAATTAAATGATTAAAAAAACAAATGGAATGCCTCGCTTCTTTAAGAGGTTAGCAGAAGGAATTTTCGATGAAGAAGACCTTATATTTCGTACCAAAGAGTTGAATTTAATTCCTTGATGAAGCAGCACGAGAGTATGGTTTTAAACGAGATAATATTATTGCCATTGGTTACTTTAATGGAGCGGATATTGCTGCAAGTTTATTATTTCATTACCAAAATGCGTAATTTTAGTGAGAGTAATCTAGTGTTCTTTAAATTTAGGGTGAAATCATTATGCATTTTAGGTTGTCCGGAAAATTTATTGTAAAAATATAAATAAATACCTTGAATTAAAGATATACTAAATGGTAATATACAAGTTGGAGATAAAAACATTAAATATTGGAGGGACATCTTATGTCAAAAAGAAATGAAATTGGAACCTTTTTACTTCGTGTTATGCTAGGTCTTGTCTTTTTAGCAAACGGAGTTTCTAAGTTTCAAGGCGGTATAGAGAATACAGTAGGTTGGTTTGATAGCATAGGTATTCCAGGATTCCTTGCTTATGCAGTAGGTACGATTGAATTAGTAGGTGGTATAGCTATGATCCTAGGTGTAGGGACTCGGATCGTTTCACTATTATTTGGTATTATCATGATTGGTGCAATCTTTACGGTGAAATTGCCAGATGGATTTCTTAATGGCTATGTTTACGATCTTGTATTATTAGTCCTTGCAGCACACATCGTCTTGAATGGTAGTAAGTTATTATCTCTTGGTCAACTAATATTTAAAGGAAGGGAAGCGTAGAATTTCTAAACCCCAATATGATTGACTTTGTCATTTGTATGCTTGAGTAGCTAAGCCGCCTTCACCATTTTTTGAGTATAAATAAAGTATTGACATTTGCAGTGTATTCATGGTAAATTTAGTTTGAATTAGAGATACTTCAATTCATTGTATTTAGAATTAATGCTATAGAGGCGTGATACGATTGGAAATAGTTCCAAAAAAGTTGCATGCTGTTTTTGCAAATCTCTGTTCCTCCCAATCTATTCATGAAGTGATTAGAAAAGATGCAGCTAAATATAAATTGAATCCAGCAGGGTCACGTAAAGATATTATACTTTTTAAATAAATATCTCGAATTAGCGATACTTCAATTCAAAGTAATAATAGGAGGAAGCATAATGAACCATTTAAAAGGAATGCACCACGTAACAGCGATTACAAGTAGTGCAGAGAAAAACTATGAATTTTTCACTTATGTATTAGGAATGCGTCTCGTAAAGAAAACAGTAAATCAAGATGATATTCAAACGTATCATTTATTCTTCGCAGACGATAAAGGCTCTGCCGGTACGGATATGACATTCTTTGATTTCCCAGGTATACCAAAAGGTACGCATGGAACGAATGAGATTTATAAAACAGCTTTCCGTGTCCCGACAGATGTTGCATTAGATTACTGGTTGAAACGCTTTGATAAGTACGAAGTGGATAATAATGGAATTGAAGAAGTGTTTGGTAAGAAAACTATTTCATTTGTGGACTTTGATGACCAACAATATATGTTAGTATCTGATGAATTTAACAAAGGTGTTGAATCAGGAACACCTTGGCAGAATGGTCCAGTACCATTGGAGTTTGCGATTACAGGTTTAGGACCCATTCATGTTCGTATTGCTCAATTTGATTATTTAAAAGAAGTTTTGGAAAATGTATTATTAATGCGTGAAATCGCTAAAGAAGGTTCACTTCATTTATTCGAAGTCGGTGAAGGTGGAAATGGTGCGCAAGTAATTGTGGAGCATAATACGATTTTGCCAGCTGGCCGTCAAGGATTCGGTACAGTCCATCACGCAGCTTTCCGGGTGGAAGATACGAAAGTATTGAATGAATGGATTGAACGTATGAAAGAATTTGGTTTCGGTACTTCAGGCTATGTGGATCGCTTCTTCTTTGAATCTTTATATGCACGAGTAGCACCTGGTATACTCTTTGAATGGGCAACAGATGGTCCAGGATTTATGGGGGATGAACCTTATGAAACAGTGGGGGAAATTTTATCGTTACCTCCATTCCTTGAAGGGAAACGCGAACAAATTGAGGCTTCAGTGCGACAAATTAACACGGTACGTAGCACACTTAACATAGAAAAAGAGTACTTATAAGGTGGTGAAAAAAATGGGATTTTTAAATAAATTATTTGGAATACAACAAGAGGAGGAAAAAACAATGACAAAATCAAACATAGGTATTATTTTAGGATCAACACGTGAGGGACGCGTAAGTCCACAAGTAGGGGCATGGGTAAAAGAATTAGCAGATAAACGTGGAGATGCAAACTACACTATTATCGATATCGCAGATTACAAATTACCACTTTTAGGTGAAGCAGGAGGCGACGCATCAGGTGCAGCAGCATGGTCAGAAATCATTGCAAAACAAGACGGATTTGTATTCATCGTTCAAGAATACAATCACTCTATCACAGGAGCACTAAAAAATGCATTAGATTACCTACGTGATGAATGGAACAACAAAGCTGCTGGTATCGTATCATACGGTTCTGTAGGCGGAGCTCGCGCAACAGAACATTTACGTGGTATTTTAAGTGAATTACTTGTAGCACATGTTCGTGTACATCCAGCTTTATCATTATTTACAGACTTCGAAAATGGTACAGACTTCAAACCAGCTGCTGTACAAGCAGATTCAGTAAACCAAATGTTGGACCAAGTTATCTCTTGGACAACTGCATTAAATACAATACGTAAATAATTTTAAAGCATGCAAATCTCTACAAATCACAAAATGTGCATAAGCACATGTACATTTTGTGATTTTAATGAATGAATTTTGAGCAAAACGATGTCAAGTGGTTTGAAGGTTTTGCCCAGAGTTTATACCGGATATGAAGGAATAAGATAGCGGGCCATCACCATATTTCCATGATTACAAAAAAGGATAACTAAGACCGAGAGGCTATCGAAAACCGCTAGGCGAGTTTGTGAAATACATGTAAATAAAATCTGAAACCCATTGAGAGTCGGGTTAAATGACCTAATTACCGTTGGAAGTGGACATAATACACCAAATTAGGTTTTATCATGAATGAACATCTTAGACAGAGATGAATGAGGAAAGGATATAATCATATAAGAAGTCTGCCCCTTTATTCGTATAGGGCAGATTTCTTTTTTTGCAGGTAGTTTGTCATCCTGACTGACGAACAATATGATCCACCCAAATATCACACTGAATATTAAAATAAACTTCTCTTTCTTTATCACCTTACCCGCTAACAATTGCTGCAATTCTTATCCAACGAAACAATTTTTCTAATTCTATAAACTGTAGGGATCATGAATTAAAACAAAGCATTTTACAAAGTAGCCCATGCTTCACGTAGATATTCAATTTCTCTTTCTGTTAAAAACTTTGCCCAGATATCCCTCCACCAATTTTTTTATTAGAGGAATATTGCCATTACTATCGAAAAGAAGAAGGAAAGCCATATTTTACTAACTGGTAGTTTAGTTGAACAATAGAAAAATTATTGTTAAAATAATTAGAAACATACGTTCCGTTAATTGTGTAATCCTTATTCAACAGGGCAGAAGAAACAATATCTGAATGATAATAGGAGGAAGAGTTGTGTCAAATAACGTAAAACAGAGAAGAATAATGTTAGATTTGGCCGTTACTTTAGATGGTTTTATTGAAGGGAAAAATGGAGAAGTTGATTGGTGCATTATGGACCCTGATATGGGGTTCACTAATTTCTTGAATCAAATTGATACTATTTTATATGGTAGAAAAAGTTACGATTTATGGGGACAATATATTCCGAAAACTGAAGACTCTGATAGCGAAAAAGAAATTTGGGAATTGGTTCATAGTAAAGAGAAATATGTGTTTTCCAGAACACAAATAGGGACTGATAATCGAGCAATATTTATAAATGAAAATATTCTTGAAGAAGTAAATAAATTGAAGAGTAAGCCTGGTAAAGACATCTGGCTAT harbors:
- a CDS encoding MarR family winged helix-turn-helix transcriptional regulator; translated protein: MDSQDKKNYEEDLSLKVFIVLSRALQSIKKRVEEDIKCLGLNPTEFSVLELIYSKGDQPIQKIGEKVLIASSSITYVVDKLEKKKLIERKPCPKDRRITYAAITNEGTELMSEVFPKHKVAMKEICGGLDSKEKEVLIEQLKKLGYHAQSM
- a CDS encoding DoxX family protein, which gives rise to MSKRNEIGTFLLRVMLGLVFLANGVSKFQGGIENTVGWFDSIGIPGFLAYAVGTIELVGGIAMILGVGTRIVSLLFGIIMIGAIFTVKLPDGFLNGYVYDLVLLVLAAHIVLNGSKLLSLGQLIFKGREA
- a CDS encoding ring-cleaving dioxygenase, whose protein sequence is MNHLKGMHHVTAITSSAEKNYEFFTYVLGMRLVKKTVNQDDIQTYHLFFADDKGSAGTDMTFFDFPGIPKGTHGTNEIYKTAFRVPTDVALDYWLKRFDKYEVDNNGIEEVFGKKTISFVDFDDQQYMLVSDEFNKGVESGTPWQNGPVPLEFAITGLGPIHVRIAQFDYLKEVLENVLLMREIAKEGSLHLFEVGEGGNGAQVIVEHNTILPAGRQGFGTVHHAAFRVEDTKVLNEWIERMKEFGFGTSGYVDRFFFESLYARVAPGILFEWATDGPGFMGDEPYETVGEILSLPPFLEGKREQIEASVRQINTVRSTLNIEKEYL
- a CDS encoding NADPH-dependent FMN reductase, with the translated sequence MGFLNKLFGIQQEEEKTMTKSNIGIILGSTREGRVSPQVGAWVKELADKRGDANYTIIDIADYKLPLLGEAGGDASGAAAWSEIIAKQDGFVFIVQEYNHSITGALKNALDYLRDEWNNKAAGIVSYGSVGGARATEHLRGILSELLVAHVRVHPALSLFTDFENGTDFKPAAVQADSVNQMLDQVISWTTALNTIRK
- a CDS encoding dihydrofolate reductase family protein; the protein is MSNNVKQRRIMLDLAVTLDGFIEGKNGEVDWCIMDPDMGFTNFLNQIDTILYGRKSYDLWGQYIPKTEDSDSEKEIWELVHSKEKYVFSRTQIGTDNRAIFINENILEEVNKLKSKPGKDIWLYGGASLITTFIGLGLVDEFRLSIHPVILGEGKPMFIDIKQRVNLKMVNQRTFSSGVVQLIYHQNGN